From a single Lolium rigidum isolate FL_2022 chromosome 7, APGP_CSIRO_Lrig_0.1, whole genome shotgun sequence genomic region:
- the LOC124672364 gene encoding uncharacterized protein LOC124672364, whose product MRYFIYACSVNALDYLWQAQPPIPFGGPTGNPSSPGGGGLDRDASSILHLAHTHQPSTIRAISSAAGGMLRARLRAAAHVCGGHGDGAGRWTTPGHEVRPKGYPMNRTPPPPGESRKWEDWELPCYLTVVILGVGLNAKPDLTIETWAHQRALERLQQQELAVSADALAE is encoded by the exons aTGAGATACTTTATttatgcatgcagtgtgaacgctcttgaCT ATCTCTGGCAAGCACAACCACCCATTCCATTCGGCGGGCCGACGGGGAACCCTAGCTCTCCTGGCGGCGGTGGCCTAGACCGGGACGCCTCGTCCATCCTCCACCTCGCGCACACGCACCAACCTAGCACGATACGGGCGATCTCATCGGCGGCGGGAGGCATGCTGCGGGCGCGTCTGCGCGCGGCGGCGCACGTCTGCGGCGGGCACGGCGACGGCGCGGGGCGGTGGACGACGCCGGGGCACGAGGTGCGGCCCAAGGGGTACCCGATgaaccgcacgccgccgccgccgggggagtCGCGCAAGTGGGAGGACTGGGAGCTGCCCTGCTACCTCACCGTCGTCATCCTCGGCGTCGGGCTCAACGCCAAGCCCGATCTCACCATCGAGACCTGGGCACACCAGAGGGCGCTTGAGCGCCTCCAGCAGCAGGAGCTCGCCGTGTCCGCCGACGCCCTCGCCGAGTGA